The following proteins are co-located in the Bosea sp. AS-1 genome:
- a CDS encoding ABC transporter ATP-binding protein: MKNARALSLRALSKSYLAGQNAVDSIDLEIEPGEFVSFLGPSGSGKTTTLMMIAGFAKPSSGEIAIGGRKIDSVEPYDRNIGMVFQNYALFPHMSVADNVGFPLRMRHVPKAQATKRVADALAMVGLADFFDRKPAELSGGQQQRVALARALVFEPDVVLLDEPLGALDKALREQMQIELKRIHRELGVTMVYVTHDQGEAMAMSDRIAVFNRGRIEQIGSPSEVYAKPQTRFVASFIGDSNLIEGVAGRDGVVDLAGFGSIATGRGDLAPGMSVDVLVRPEIIRLSEEGLSPGDFSFTIDEIVNYGDSFLVIGRSGGQELRARVPGLDMPALARGERCGICWPKERVHVVPR; encoded by the coding sequence ATGAAGAACGCCCGCGCTCTCTCCCTGCGTGCCCTCTCGAAGAGCTATCTGGCCGGCCAGAATGCGGTCGACAGCATCGATCTCGAGATCGAGCCCGGCGAGTTCGTCTCCTTCCTCGGCCCCTCGGGCTCCGGCAAGACGACGACGCTGATGATGATCGCCGGCTTCGCCAAGCCGAGCAGCGGCGAGATCGCCATTGGCGGACGCAAGATCGACAGCGTCGAGCCCTATGACCGCAATATCGGCATGGTGTTCCAGAACTATGCCCTGTTCCCGCATATGAGCGTCGCCGACAATGTCGGCTTCCCGTTGCGGATGCGGCATGTGCCGAAGGCGCAGGCTACGAAGCGCGTCGCGGACGCGCTCGCCATGGTCGGCCTCGCCGATTTCTTCGACCGCAAGCCGGCCGAGCTCTCCGGCGGTCAGCAGCAGCGCGTCGCGCTGGCGCGGGCACTCGTCTTCGAGCCCGATGTCGTGCTGCTCGACGAGCCGCTCGGCGCGCTCGACAAGGCACTGCGCGAGCAGATGCAGATCGAGCTGAAGCGCATCCATCGCGAGCTCGGCGTGACCATGGTCTATGTCACGCACGACCAGGGCGAGGCGATGGCGATGTCGGACCGCATCGCAGTGTTCAACCGCGGGCGGATCGAGCAGATCGGCAGTCCGAGCGAGGTCTATGCGAAACCGCAGACGCGCTTCGTCGCCTCCTTCATCGGCGACAGCAACCTGATCGAGGGCGTCGCCGGCCGCGATGGCGTCGTCGACCTGGCCGGCTTCGGTTCGATCGCGACCGGGCGTGGCGATCTTGCCCCGGGCATGTCTGTCGATGTCCTCGTCCGGCCCGAGATCATCCGCCTCTCCGAGGAGGGGCTCTCGCCGGGCGATTTCAGCTTCACCATCGACGAGATCGTCAATTACGGCGACAGCTTCCTGGTCATCGGCAGGAGCGGCGGGCAGGAGCTGCGCGCCCGCGTGCCCGGCCTCGACATGCCCGCGCTCGCCCGGGGAGAGCGTTGCGGCATCTGCTGGCCGAAAGAGCGCGTTCACGTCGTTCCAAGGTGA
- a CDS encoding dipeptidase, which yields MLIDGLQCGFYGRDVFEELKAGGFTCVTPTLGFWEGAIESFDAIGKWRDMARANSDLVTIALKTDDILAADRDSKTALLLGYQNTNLLDGRIRYVELFADLGVRVLQLTYNNQNDIGSSCYEAVDPGLSRFGREVVREMNQCGMLVDCSHVGDRTTLDAIECSQKPIAITHANPSSVFPHKRNKSDEVIKALAAKGGIIGCAAYRNIMPVEACDRVDAWAEMVARTVDIAGIDHVGLGTDFSHHTNQNYLDWMRKGRWTRTVQYGAGSATNTAPSEKPAWLKKISGLAAVAPALAKQGFNPEEVEKITSGNWLRVYRAVFG from the coding sequence ATGCTGATCGACGGCTTGCAATGCGGCTTCTATGGCCGCGACGTGTTCGAGGAGCTGAAGGCGGGCGGCTTCACCTGCGTCACGCCGACGCTCGGCTTCTGGGAGGGCGCGATCGAGTCTTTCGACGCGATCGGCAAATGGCGCGACATGGCGCGCGCCAACAGCGACCTCGTCACCATCGCGCTGAAGACCGACGACATCCTTGCCGCCGACCGTGACAGCAAGACCGCGCTGCTGCTCGGTTACCAGAACACCAACCTGCTCGACGGGCGCATCCGCTATGTCGAGCTCTTCGCCGATCTCGGCGTGCGCGTCCTGCAGCTCACCTACAACAACCAGAACGATATCGGCTCGAGCTGCTACGAGGCGGTCGATCCCGGCCTTTCCCGCTTCGGCCGTGAGGTCGTGCGCGAGATGAACCAGTGCGGCATGCTGGTCGACTGCTCGCATGTCGGCGACAGGACGACGCTCGACGCGATCGAATGCTCGCAAAAACCGATCGCGATCACCCATGCCAACCCGTCGTCGGTCTTCCCGCACAAGCGCAACAAGAGCGACGAGGTGATCAAGGCGCTGGCCGCCAAGGGCGGCATCATCGGCTGCGCCGCCTATCGCAACATCATGCCGGTCGAGGCCTGCGACCGGGTCGATGCCTGGGCCGAGATGGTGGCGCGGACCGTCGACATCGCCGGCATCGACCATGTCGGCCTCGGCACCGATTTCAGCCACCACACCAACCAGAATTATCTGGACTGGATGCGCAAGGGGCGCTGGACGCGGACGGTGCAATACGGGGCGGGCTCCGCGACCAATACCGCTCCGAGCGAGAAGCCGGCTTGGCTCAAGAAGATCAGCGGCCTCGCCGCGGTCGCGCCGGCGCTGGCGAAACAGGGGTTCAACCCGGAAGAAGTCGAGAAAATCACCTCCGGGAATTGGCTGCGGGTCTATCGCGCGGTGTTCGGCTGA
- a CDS encoding isoprenylcysteine carboxylmethyltransferase family protein: protein MDLFWRTLKAVVIGLIVLAALIFLPAGTLVYWQGWAFIVVFSLSTNAIGVYLALTDPALLERRMKAGPSAETRPAQKIIITLAFIALILMLVVSAFDHRFSWSQVPAWLAILGNALVALGLMIDLRVFRENSYGASTIERMEGQSVISTGPYALVRHPMYLGVLVMVLGTPLALGSWWGLLPAACTLPILMLRIRDEETMLRSELEGYEAYTREVRYRLVPGIW from the coding sequence ATGGACTTGTTCTGGCGCACCCTCAAGGCGGTCGTCATCGGGCTGATCGTTCTCGCCGCGCTGATCTTCCTGCCGGCCGGCACGCTGGTCTATTGGCAGGGCTGGGCGTTCATCGTGGTCTTCAGCCTGTCGACCAATGCGATAGGCGTCTATCTCGCGCTGACCGATCCGGCCCTGCTCGAACGCCGCATGAAGGCCGGGCCGAGTGCCGAAACCAGGCCGGCGCAGAAGATCATCATCACGCTGGCCTTCATCGCGCTCATCCTGATGCTGGTAGTCTCTGCCTTCGATCACCGTTTCAGCTGGTCGCAGGTTCCGGCCTGGCTCGCGATCCTCGGCAACGCGCTCGTCGCCCTGGGGCTGATGATCGATCTGCGTGTCTTTCGGGAGAACAGCTACGGCGCCTCGACCATCGAGAGGATGGAAGGGCAGAGCGTGATCAGCACCGGTCCCTACGCCCTCGTCCGCCACCCGATGTATCTTGGCGTCCTGGTCATGGTGCTGGGTACGCCGCTGGCGCTCGGCTCCTGGTGGGGCCTTCTTCCCGCCGCCTGCACCCTCCCGATCCTGATGCTGCGCATCCGCGACGAGGAAACGATGCTGCGTAGTGAACTGGAAGGCTACGAGGCCTATACGCGGGAGGTGCGCTACCGGCTCGTCCCCGGTATCTGGTGA
- a CDS encoding ABC transporter permease yields the protein MSRSTIVLAVLVAILLAGPMFIVVPMSFSTAPSLEFPPPGFWLGYYRRFFSDPNWTGPLFNSFAIGFGTMVLAMLFGAPASFALMRYRFRFRGAFRMLVLSPLIVPHIVMALGYYTYFGSLGLVQSMTGVILAHTCLTIPVVVLTLTSALANFDRRVENAAAGLGARPLTTFRLVTFPILRPAFLVAALFAFIHSFDETVIAIFISGRDSATLPRQMFNSFQMEADPAISAASSLLLAAVLVVIGARWAARLVKPQPARARA from the coding sequence ATGTCCCGCTCCACGATCGTCCTGGCGGTTCTGGTCGCGATCCTGCTGGCGGGGCCGATGTTCATCGTCGTGCCGATGTCGTTCAGCACCGCGCCCTCGCTGGAATTCCCGCCGCCGGGCTTCTGGCTCGGCTATTACCGGCGCTTCTTCTCCGATCCCAACTGGACCGGGCCGCTGTTCAACAGCTTCGCCATCGGCTTCGGTACCATGGTCCTCGCGATGCTCTTCGGGGCACCCGCCTCCTTCGCCCTGATGCGCTACCGCTTCCGTTTCCGCGGCGCCTTCCGGATGCTGGTGCTCTCGCCCCTGATCGTGCCCCATATCGTGATGGCGCTGGGCTACTACACCTATTTCGGGTCTCTCGGATTGGTGCAGAGCATGACCGGCGTCATCCTCGCCCATACCTGCCTGACCATCCCCGTGGTGGTGTTGACGCTGACCTCGGCGCTCGCCAATTTCGACCGCCGCGTCGAGAACGCCGCCGCCGGCCTCGGTGCGCGCCCGCTCACGACCTTCCGGCTGGTGACTTTCCCGATCCTGCGCCCGGCCTTCCTGGTCGCGGCCCTGTTCGCCTTCATCCATTCCTTCGACGAGACCGTGATCGCGATCTTCATCTCGGGCCGCGACAGCGCGACGCTGCCGCGGCAGATGTTCAACAGCTTCCAGATGGAGGCGGACCCTGCGATCTCGGCAGCCTCCTCGCTGCTGCTCGCCGCCGTGCTCGTCGTCATTGGCGCGCGTTGGGCCGCGCGCCTCGTCAAACCGCAGCCTGCCCGCGCGAGGGCCTAG
- a CDS encoding IS3 family transposase (programmed frameshift), whose translation MRRRQFGREFKIEAVRLIKDRGVSVAQASRDLDVHENQLRKWVKLFSADPAQAFPGHGQMKPEQLEIERLRREVAKLKAERDIPKKGRSLLREGRDMRFTFIAKHRGIWPVAWLCEALDVSRSGFHAWLNRSPSRRARDDAEIGARVRASFLGSDRTYGARRVWRDVLAEGIDCGLHRIERLMRAQALRARPRRRSLPKDDGQRSAIAPNTLGREFHAERPNQRWIADFTYIWTAEGWLYVAAVIDLFSRRVVGWSMKAEMTAQLVTDALMMAIWRRGKPDALLHHSDQGSQYASEQFQKLMADNGVTCSMSRSGNVWDNAAMESFFSSLKTERIRGRVYRTRDDARADVFDYIERFYNAVRRHSTIGYISPVEFEKKVGLA comes from the exons ATGCGGCGAAGACAGTTTGGGCGTGAGTTCAAGATCGAGGCGGTCCGCCTGATCAAGGATCGCGGAGTGAGTGTGGCGCAGGCGTCTCGGGACCTGGATGTCCATGAGAACCAGCTGCGCAAATGGGTGAAGCTCTTTTCTGCCGATCCTGCGCAGGCCTTTCCCGGCCACGGTCAGATGAAGCCGGAGCAGCTTGAGATCGAGAGGCTGCGGCGGGAGGTGGCCAAGCTCAAGGCGGAGCGCGATATTC CTAAAAAAGGCCGCAGCCTACTTCGCGAAGGACGTGACATGAGGTTCACGTTCATTGCGAAGCACCGGGGGATCTGGCCGGTGGCGTGGCTTTGCGAAGCGCTGGATGTGTCGCGCTCGGGCTTTCATGCCTGGCTCAACCGATCGCCGAGCCGGCGTGCGCGCGACGACGCGGAGATTGGCGCCAGGGTCCGGGCAAGCTTCCTTGGTTCGGATCGCACCTATGGTGCCAGGCGCGTCTGGCGGGACGTGCTGGCGGAAGGCATCGATTGCGGCCTGCATCGCATCGAACGGCTGATGCGCGCACAAGCTTTGCGCGCCAGGCCGCGTCGGCGCAGCCTGCCCAAGGATGATGGCCAACGATCGGCCATCGCCCCGAATACGCTCGGCCGGGAGTTCCACGCCGAACGGCCCAACCAGCGCTGGATCGCGGACTTCACCTACATATGGACCGCGGAGGGTTGGCTGTACGTTGCGGCCGTCATCGACCTCTTCTCCCGCCGGGTGGTGGGCTGGTCGATGAAGGCCGAGATGACCGCTCAACTCGTGACCGATGCGCTGATGATGGCGATCTGGCGCCGGGGAAAGCCGGATGCCCTGCTGCACCATTCGGACCAGGGCAGCCAGTATGCCAGCGAGCAGTTCCAGAAGCTCATGGCCGACAACGGCGTCACCTGCTCGATGAGCCGCTCGGGCAATGTCTGGGACAATGCCGCGATGGAGAGCTTCTTCTCCTCGCTCAAAACCGAGCGGATCAGAGGCAGGGTCTACCGAACACGCGACGATGCTCGTGCCGACGTGTTCGATTACATCGAGCGGTTCTATAACGCCGTTCGCAGACACTCGACCATCGGCTACATCAGCCCGGTCGAGTTCGAAAAGAAGGTGGGATTAGCTTAA
- a CDS encoding ABC transporter permease — protein MAVELTRPALAAETPALPARTPLAALLRPPVILYVPAALFLTAFFLVPLGLVVWTSVSDPEFGVGNYTTFFASRYDLAVLARTFQTAFTVTLASLVFAYPIAYVAARRGGAVGGFLLGVVALSFWTSFLVRTYAWMVILGAKGPVVGLLTALGVSPPPRLLFTTFAATFAMAHMLVPFMVLALYAVMKRIDESYMRAAASLGARPLRAFLTVYFPQSLPGVVNGATLVFITCLGFYVTPTLIGSPQDKMIAGRIGQEIEQLLDFGAASATSMILLAVALALFALYDRFFGIDRMWR, from the coding sequence ATGGCTGTCGAGCTGACACGCCCAGCACTTGCGGCGGAGACGCCCGCGCTCCCCGCGCGGACGCCTCTGGCTGCGCTCTTGCGTCCACCCGTCATCCTTTATGTGCCAGCGGCGCTGTTCCTCACGGCCTTCTTCCTCGTCCCGCTCGGCCTCGTCGTCTGGACGAGCGTCAGCGACCCGGAATTCGGCGTCGGCAACTACACGACCTTCTTCGCCTCGCGCTACGACCTTGCCGTGCTGGCGCGGACCTTCCAGACAGCCTTTACCGTCACGCTCGCGAGCCTCGTCTTCGCCTATCCGATCGCCTATGTCGCGGCCCGGCGCGGCGGCGCAGTCGGCGGCTTCCTGCTCGGCGTGGTCGCGCTCAGCTTCTGGACCAGCTTCCTGGTGCGGACCTATGCCTGGATGGTGATCCTGGGGGCGAAGGGACCGGTGGTCGGGCTTTTGACCGCGCTCGGCGTCAGCCCGCCGCCGCGCCTGCTCTTCACCACCTTCGCCGCCACCTTCGCCATGGCGCATATGCTGGTGCCCTTCATGGTGCTCGCGCTCTATGCCGTGATGAAGCGGATCGACGAGAGCTATATGCGCGCCGCCGCTAGCCTCGGTGCCCGGCCCTTGCGGGCCTTCCTCACGGTCTATTTCCCGCAGAGCCTGCCCGGCGTGGTCAACGGCGCGACGCTCGTCTTCATCACCTGCCTCGGCTTCTACGTGACTCCGACCCTGATCGGCAGCCCGCAGGACAAGATGATCGCCGGGCGGATCGGGCAGGAGATCGAGCAACTCCTCGATTTCGGCGCCGCTTCGGCCACCTCGATGATCCTGCTGGCCGTCGCGCTCGCGCTGTTCGCGCTCTACGACCGCTTTTTCGGCATCGACAGGATGTGGAGGTAG
- a CDS encoding TetR/AcrR family transcriptional regulator, with translation MDSRVRKRLSAEGRRARIIAASISAFARDGYDATKMDAIAAGAGITKPVLYDHFPSKQALFLAVLQSIRDGLLARGEAIAQEGAGPEQRFRRSVDAFLAFVEQAPEAARVLLTIPAGDPVAAQVSREVQAGASAGIAALLTTFMPGWAPWRLQASAAFLKEGLHAIAVWWLDHPGPRRAEIVEIVLETTWRGLQRQTR, from the coding sequence ATGGATTCAAGGGTGCGCAAGCGTTTAAGCGCCGAAGGGCGTCGGGCCAGGATCATCGCGGCGTCCATTTCCGCCTTCGCCCGCGACGGCTATGACGCGACGAAGATGGATGCGATCGCTGCGGGTGCGGGGATCACCAAGCCGGTGCTCTACGATCATTTTCCGTCGAAGCAGGCGCTGTTCCTGGCGGTGCTTCAGTCCATCCGCGACGGCCTTCTCGCCAGGGGCGAGGCGATCGCGCAGGAGGGTGCGGGTCCCGAGCAGAGATTTCGCCGCTCGGTCGATGCCTTTCTCGCGTTCGTTGAGCAGGCACCGGAGGCCGCCCGAGTGCTGCTGACGATCCCGGCTGGTGATCCGGTTGCGGCGCAGGTCTCGCGCGAGGTCCAGGCAGGCGCGTCCGCCGGCATCGCCGCCTTGCTGACCACATTCATGCCCGGCTGGGCGCCATGGCGCCTACAGGCGAGTGCTGCGTTCCTGAAAGAGGGCCTCCACGCGATTGCAGTGTGGTGGCTCGACCATCCGGGGCCGCGCCGCGCGGAGATCGTGGAGATCGTCCTGGAGACGACATGGCGGGGATTGCAAAGGCAGACGCGCTGA
- a CDS encoding ABC transporter substrate-binding protein — translation MTGDYASSLRLSRRKLLVAAGAGSLSMPFIRRAHAAEAIYVNTWGGPWEEAARAVLFDPFTQATGIEIKTIAPVSFAKLAAQVRTGVYEFDVTTLGVSELARANHANLLDKYDESKIPAASLWPGAVTLNGVNSHAFANIIAYRKDKFPAGGPKNWAEFWDTARFPGSRCLQNYSARVLAFALMADGVAPADLFPYDLDRAFKSLDRIKKDVRVWWSQSPQSQQLLRDGEVELIGMWNTSAQQLIDQKVPIALSYDQAVIDVAAWVVARGTPRTRNAWRFIEFAVQPERLAQFAQRNNYGPMNPASFKALPPEVVARMPTSPENLAKAVVLNAEKLGPQFDVMAKRFEQWLSS, via the coding sequence ATGACCGGCGACTACGCTTCGAGCCTACGGCTCTCACGACGGAAACTGCTCGTCGCCGCCGGCGCGGGCAGCCTGTCCATGCCCTTCATCCGTCGCGCCCATGCGGCAGAGGCGATCTACGTCAACACCTGGGGCGGCCCCTGGGAAGAGGCGGCACGCGCCGTGCTCTTCGACCCCTTCACCCAGGCGACGGGGATCGAGATCAAGACGATCGCCCCGGTCTCCTTCGCCAAGCTCGCGGCACAGGTGCGCACCGGCGTCTATGAATTCGACGTCACCACGCTCGGCGTCTCCGAGCTCGCCCGCGCCAACCATGCCAACCTTCTCGACAAGTACGACGAGAGCAAGATCCCGGCAGCCTCGCTCTGGCCGGGCGCGGTGACGCTCAACGGCGTCAACTCCCACGCCTTCGCCAATATCATCGCCTACCGGAAGGACAAGTTTCCCGCCGGTGGCCCGAAGAACTGGGCCGAGTTCTGGGACACGGCCAGGTTCCCGGGCTCGCGCTGCCTGCAGAACTATTCCGCCCGCGTGCTCGCCTTCGCCCTGATGGCCGACGGCGTCGCCCCGGCCGATCTCTTCCCCTACGATCTCGATCGCGCCTTCAAGTCGCTCGACCGGATCAAGAAGGATGTCCGCGTCTGGTGGAGCCAGAGCCCGCAATCCCAACAATTGCTGCGGGATGGCGAGGTCGAGCTGATCGGCATGTGGAATACCAGCGCCCAGCAGCTTATCGACCAGAAGGTGCCGATCGCCCTGAGCTACGACCAGGCGGTGATCGACGTCGCGGCCTGGGTCGTGGCGCGAGGCACGCCGCGGACGCGCAATGCCTGGCGCTTCATCGAGTTCGCCGTGCAGCCGGAGCGGCTGGCGCAGTTCGCCCAGCGCAACAATTACGGCCCGATGAACCCGGCCTCGTTCAAGGCCCTGCCGCCGGAGGTCGTCGCGCGCATGCCGACCTCGCCGGAAAATCTGGCCAAGGCCGTCGTCCTGAACGCGGAAAAGCTCGGCCCGCAATTCGACGTCATGGCGAAGCGTTTCGAGCAATGGCTGTCGAGCTGA
- a CDS encoding NAD(P)-dependent oxidoreductase, producing MRIFVAGATGAVGRSLVPRLVAKGHSVAGLTRSPAKSGFLRELGAEPVVADALDRAAIHAAVVAARPDVIVHQLTDLKGASDLRHFGRVFANSNRLRMAGTNHLLAVAQDCRVKRIVAQSFCGWPYARVGGFVKTEDDPLDDDPPRELRGTLDAIRYLERAVTTTRGVTGVALRYGGFYGPGTGVFDPTMIAQIRRRLMPLIGGGSAWWSFLHIDDAAEATVLAVERGEGIYNIVDDDPAPVHDWLTALAAMLGARPPFRIPAWLGRLAVGEHIVAMMTQSRAGSNGKARRELGWSPLHASWRQGFAEIIHDFG from the coding sequence ATGCGCATTTTCGTTGCCGGCGCGACGGGCGCTGTGGGACGCAGCCTGGTTCCGCGTCTGGTTGCTAAGGGCCACAGCGTCGCCGGATTGACGCGCAGCCCGGCAAAATCTGGTTTTCTGCGGGAGCTCGGCGCCGAGCCTGTCGTCGCCGACGCGCTCGATCGAGCGGCCATCCATGCCGCGGTCGTCGCCGCACGCCCGGACGTGATCGTGCATCAGCTGACGGATCTGAAGGGGGCTTCGGACCTGCGCCATTTCGGCCGTGTCTTCGCGAACAGCAACCGGCTACGCATGGCAGGAACCAACCACCTGCTGGCGGTGGCACAGGATTGCAGGGTGAAGCGGATCGTCGCGCAGAGTTTCTGCGGCTGGCCCTACGCCCGCGTCGGCGGTTTCGTGAAAACCGAGGACGACCCGCTTGATGACGATCCGCCGCGGGAGCTTCGCGGCACGCTCGACGCGATCCGCTATCTGGAGCGCGCAGTCACCACAACGCGGGGAGTAACCGGCGTCGCGCTGCGCTATGGGGGGTTCTACGGTCCCGGCACCGGCGTCTTCGATCCGACGATGATCGCACAGATCCGCAGGCGGCTTATGCCGCTGATCGGCGGCGGCTCGGCATGGTGGTCCTTCCTGCATATCGATGACGCGGCGGAGGCGACCGTGCTTGCGGTCGAGCGCGGCGAGGGCATCTACAACATCGTCGACGACGATCCCGCTCCCGTGCACGACTGGCTCACCGCGCTCGCCGCGATGCTTGGCGCGAGGCCGCCGTTCCGCATCCCGGCCTGGCTGGGCCGCCTTGCGGTAGGGGAGCATATCGTCGCCATGATGACGCAGTCGCGCGCGGGATCGAACGGCAAGGCTAGGCGCGAACTCGGCTGGTCGCCGCTCCATGCCTCATGGCGGCAAGGCTTTGCCGAGATCATCCATGACTTCGGCTGA